GAAGAACAAGGCTTAGGGGTAGTTACAGCATAGGCATTGAAATGCTTTTTTTTGTGAATGTATTCTATACTTTTCTTCTAATACTAGAACGATGGTCTCTCTGGAAAACCTATCTGAAACAAGAGTTAACCATTCTTCTACTATATTTATTTCCTGATCAAAAAGTTTTGCAATCTCCATATGCCCCCCGAAACAATGATCACCCAATCAGAAGCTGCAATTAAATCCGTATTGCGTTAGCCCATGATGAAATAAATAACGGGAGATTATCCAGCTAATGTGAGTCAAATATGATAAAAAAGAAGTAGCACTATTGAGTGCTACTCCCATTTTTTTGTGTTAATTATCTCGTAGAACAATTGAAGGAACAAATCTAATGTAAATGAGTTCACCTACCAGCTCCACAATGGTTTGAGTCACAATCACTGCGCTGGCTACTGTAGCCCATTCATCTGGTAAAGCCAACGCCAAAGGAAGAACAACAAGCGAATTTCTCGTTCCTGAACTAAAAATAAGTGCTCTTCCTGCTCCCAAATCTAAACGAAATAACACAGCAATTATTCTAGATAGAAATGGCATCAAGATTAGAAATAAAATATAAATTGGGATTACACGTATGATGACATCAAAATCATTGTAGACTTTCCCTATTTGTGAAGCTACTACAACGATAAGGACAATTACCATAAACGGAACCGGCAACCAAGCCGTTACATTTAATACGGTTGTCCCTTTTTGATTATTTTTCGCCCATAATTGCGTAATGATCGCAAGCAGTAGAGGGATAACAATCAGGAAGAAAAATGCTTCTACAAAGGGTCCAATCTTCATTATTTCAGCAGTCTCCTGTCCCATAAACAACCACAAGTAGAACGGAAGGAGAATCATTTGAACAACGAATAATACAGGAGTTGCTGCTAACATAAGCCTTTCATTACCTAACCCAAGTTTTGTGAAAACAATGACATAATCGATGCATGGAGTTAGTAGTACTAAATACACACCTACTAAAATAGGCGGAGACTGCGGAAACAATTGGGTTAATATCCAAACCAAAAGAGGAACAATAATAAAGTTAGAGACCAGTAAAGCTCCAATGAATCTTGCATTTGATATAGATTCCCGAATTTGAAGAAATGGAATCTGCGCGAACATTCCATACAGAAGTATAGCAATTAATGGGGAAATCGTTATATGAAGTGAGGAACCTGCTTCTGGATTGACTAGCCCGACAATCACACCAATAATGATTGCTAATACATATAACCCAATTTGTTGGTTTTCAAATTTTTCTCTCGTTAACACTCTTTTTCTTCACTCCTTACCATAACTACTATTTTTCGGGATGTGTCCCATCGCCATTGTCTAGGATGATTATGTAGATGTATACCACCATACCATTCATCTATTCCATTCATCGATATTCTATCTTCTTTCCCGTCCATGACGTTCCTGCCTAACTCTGTTAGAACAACTTTACAATGACGAAATGACGGCGATGGATCCTTGTAGTTGGGAAATGT
The nucleotide sequence above comes from Paenibacillus sp. IHBB 10380. Encoded proteins:
- a CDS encoding arsenic resistance protein; protein product: MIIGVIVGLVNPEAGSSLHITISPLIAILLYGMFAQIPFLQIRESISNARFIGALLVSNFIIVPLLVWILTQLFPQSPPILVGVYLVLLTPCIDYVIVFTKLGLGNERLMLAATPVLFVVQMILLPFYLWLFMGQETAEIMKIGPFVEAFFFLIVIPLLLAIITQLWAKNNQKGTTVLNVTAWLPVPFMVIVLIVVVASQIGKVYNDFDVIIRVIPIYILFLILMPFLSRIIAVLFRLDLGAGRALIFSSGTRNSLVVLPLALALPDEWATVASAVIVTQTIVELVGELIYIRFVPSIVLRDN